Proteins from a single region of Verrucomicrobiia bacterium:
- a CDS encoding NTP transferase domain-containing protein: protein MRGILLAGGAGTRLYPLTLVASKQLQPVYDKPMVYYPLANLIEAGLRDLCLISTPGDLPRYRALLGDGSRFGVRLEYREQPRPEGIAQAFLIAASFVGSDPVALALGDNLLLDATPFREAVAGFTGGATVFGLPVSDPERYGVVELDGEGRPIALEEKPPQPRSSWAVPGLYLYDATVVGIARALRPGPRGELEITDVNREFLRRGQLRVHRLPEGAVCLDAGTGSSRHAASVAVCEAERRLGIRIGCPEWAAYHRGFLDREMLAAAVAAMPPCDYREPLERLLAGTGLAIAGG, encoded by the coding sequence ATGAGAGGCATCCTCCTCGCCGGCGGTGCGGGTACGCGGCTGTATCCACTGACGCTCGTCGCGTCCAAGCAGCTCCAGCCGGTGTATGACAAGCCGATGGTGTACTACCCGCTCGCCAACCTCATCGAGGCCGGCCTGCGGGACCTGTGTCTGATCTCCACGCCCGGGGATCTGCCGCGATATCGGGCGTTGTTGGGCGACGGGTCGCGGTTCGGCGTGCGGCTGGAGTACCGGGAGCAGCCGCGTCCCGAAGGCATCGCCCAGGCGTTTCTGATCGCCGCGTCGTTTGTCGGGAGCGATCCGGTGGCCCTGGCCCTCGGCGACAACCTGCTGTTGGACGCGACGCCGTTTCGAGAGGCCGTGGCGGGGTTCACCGGAGGCGCCACGGTCTTTGGGCTCCCGGTGTCGGATCCGGAGCGGTACGGCGTCGTGGAGCTCGACGGTGAGGGACGTCCGATCGCCCTGGAGGAAAAGCCGCCCCAACCGCGGAGTTCGTGGGCGGTCCCCGGACTCTACCTGTATGACGCGACGGTGGTCGGCATCGCCAGGGCGCTGCGGCCGGGACCGCGCGGCGAACTGGAGATCACGGACGTGAACCGGGAGTTTCTGCGGCGCGGCCAGCTCCGGGTGCACCGTCTGCCGGAGGGGGCGGTCTGTCTGGATGCCGGCACCGGGAGCAGCCGGCATGCGGCCTCGGTGGCGGTGTGCGAGGCGGAGCGGCGGCTGGGCATCCGGATCGGGTGTCCGGAGTGGGCGGCCTATCACCGGGGGTTTCTGGACCGGGAAATGCTGGCTGCGGCGGTGGCGGCCATGCCCCCGTGCGACTATCGGGAACCTCTGGAACGGCTGCTCGCCGGGACGGGATTGGCGATCGCCGGTGGTTGA
- a CDS encoding c-type cytochrome produces MPYHPHLPGRALIAAIGAMLTFILPGVAEDELSLGVRTTEPLAPADQQTRFHLPPGFEIQLVAAEPDIHKPMNLAFDALGRLWVTTSIEYPWAAPTNATGRDRLMIFEDFGPDGQARKITEFAGGLNIPIGVYPFRTGDSPWKALVWSIPHIWLFEDTNGDGRADRRTPLYGPFDHTRDTHGNQASFRRGFDGWLYCTHGFNNDSHVTARDGSHVDLNSGNTYRIRLDGSRIEQHTHGQVNPFGLTWDSRGNLYSSDCHSAPIYQLLAGGWYPSFGKPHDGLGFAPVMLDHAHGSTAIDGALYYSDDLWPDAFQNAFFIGNVMTSRLNRDQITFRGSTPVATEQPDFLTSSDPWFRPVDTTLGPDGALYIADFYNRIIGHYEVPLTHPGRDRERGRLWRVVYQGADGKPALRPGALPNDRAGLIRELGSPSLTRRMLAMSELQDRMGPDAIEPLRPALATPANAHQHVHALWLLHRLNALNPEELTGAARSADPLVRVHAQRIGADRLDQAARGLPGSEAAAPNSRELALTGLQDPDALVRRCAAEALGNLPDAGNLRPLLDTLAGTDPADTHLVYVLRKSLRDHLKIATIFEPLLAGSDVSPSDQRAIADVCLAVPTPQAANFLLGRLETLSDSTSPPLSDALRHVARHAPEDLLPELAAFVRTRFPDQPDFQLSLFRSVDLGLQQRGLALPEGLRSWGAELVARLLAGDAALGWINTPLDPPTENPWDFQERRRRDGKTLRVLSSLARGEQQTGTLRSPEFTAGGTVGFWLCGHDGPPDRPAKQRNAVRLRETTTGAVLFEARPPRDDAAMQVLWTTAPQAGRRVVLEVTDGDTGDAYAWLAVGEIEGAPALPSASPRAIADRTAGAAELAARLGLREVAPTLKSLATRTGDPDVRAAAARGLAALDPDAAMVTLTGVLADGSQPLFVRERIGVTLAEMNMPAGRDAVVAALPGVPYRVQQSWAVALTATRDGAEAFLRAVEAGAAAPRILQLTGARNRLQRANPDRWQARVEALTKDLPPPDEAREQLIAVRRNAHALANARPAEGQRIYEAHCAACHQLNGRGGLVGPQLTGIGNRGVERLCEDILDPNRNVDHAFRQSLVTLKAGEVLAGLFRREDGDLLVLADAAGLEFTVPSAEVAERRELDQSLMPDNFGEIIPEDDFHHLMAYLLLQRQ; encoded by the coding sequence ATGCCATACCATCCGCACCTCCCCGGCCGGGCACTGATTGCGGCCATTGGGGCGATGCTGACCTTCATCCTTCCGGGCGTCGCCGAGGACGAACTGTCCCTCGGGGTCCGCACCACCGAACCCCTCGCGCCCGCGGACCAACAGACCCGGTTCCATCTGCCGCCGGGATTCGAGATCCAGTTGGTGGCTGCGGAGCCCGACATCCACAAGCCGATGAACCTCGCGTTCGACGCCCTGGGCCGGCTCTGGGTGACCACCAGCATCGAGTATCCGTGGGCCGCACCCACGAATGCGACCGGCCGGGACCGGCTGATGATTTTCGAGGATTTCGGACCGGACGGACAGGCTCGCAAGATCACCGAGTTTGCCGGCGGCCTGAACATCCCGATTGGGGTGTATCCCTTCCGCACCGGGGACAGTCCCTGGAAGGCGCTGGTCTGGAGCATTCCCCACATCTGGTTGTTCGAAGACACCAATGGGGACGGCCGGGCCGACCGCCGAACCCCGCTCTACGGCCCCTTTGACCACACCCGGGACACCCATGGCAATCAGGCCTCATTCCGGCGGGGATTCGATGGCTGGCTCTATTGCACCCACGGCTTCAACAACGATTCCCACGTCACGGCCCGGGATGGGAGCCACGTGGATCTCAATTCCGGCAACACCTACCGCATCCGCCTCGACGGCTCGCGCATCGAACAGCACACGCACGGCCAGGTGAACCCCTTCGGCCTCACCTGGGACTCGCGGGGCAACCTGTATTCCAGCGACTGCCATTCGGCGCCCATCTACCAACTGCTCGCGGGTGGCTGGTATCCCAGCTTCGGCAAGCCCCACGACGGCCTCGGCTTCGCCCCGGTCATGCTGGACCACGCCCACGGCAGCACGGCGATTGATGGCGCACTGTACTACAGCGACGACCTGTGGCCGGACGCGTTCCAGAACGCCTTTTTCATCGGCAACGTCATGACCAGCCGCCTGAACCGGGACCAGATCACCTTCCGCGGCTCGACACCCGTCGCCACCGAGCAGCCCGACTTCCTCACCAGTAGCGACCCGTGGTTCCGTCCGGTGGACACCACGCTCGGGCCCGATGGCGCGCTCTACATCGCCGACTTCTACAACCGCATCATCGGACACTACGAAGTGCCGCTCACCCACCCGGGACGCGACCGCGAACGGGGCCGCCTGTGGCGGGTGGTGTACCAAGGGGCGGACGGCAAACCGGCCCTGCGGCCCGGTGCCCTGCCCAACGATCGGGCGGGCCTGATCCGGGAACTCGGCTCGCCCAGCCTCACCCGGCGAATGCTCGCCATGAGCGAGCTGCAGGACCGCATGGGTCCCGACGCCATCGAACCCCTCCGCCCGGCCCTCGCGACCCCCGCAAACGCCCACCAGCACGTCCATGCGCTCTGGCTGCTGCACCGGTTGAACGCGCTGAACCCGGAGGAGTTGACGGGCGCCGCGCGATCGGCGGATCCCCTCGTGCGGGTGCATGCGCAGCGCATCGGCGCTGACCGGCTCGATCAAGCGGCACGCGGCCTGCCGGGATCCGAAGCCGCGGCGCCGAACTCGCGCGAACTGGCGCTCACCGGCTTGCAGGATCCCGACGCCCTCGTCCGTCGCTGTGCCGCGGAAGCCCTTGGCAACTTGCCGGACGCCGGAAACCTGCGTCCGCTGCTCGACACCCTCGCCGGCACGGACCCGGCCGACACCCATCTCGTCTACGTGCTGCGGAAGTCGCTCCGCGACCATCTGAAAATCGCCACGATCTTCGAGCCACTGCTTGCCGGAAGCGACGTGTCTCCGTCCGACCAACGCGCCATTGCCGACGTCTGTCTGGCCGTGCCGACACCCCAGGCTGCGAACTTCCTGCTGGGCCGTCTCGAGACGCTCTCCGACAGCACCTCGCCCCCATTGAGTGATGCCCTCCGACATGTCGCGCGTCATGCCCCGGAGGACCTCCTTCCGGAACTTGCGGCGTTCGTCCGGACGCGGTTCCCGGATCAGCCCGATTTCCAGCTCAGCCTGTTTCGTTCAGTGGACCTGGGCCTGCAGCAGCGCGGTCTGGCCCTGCCGGAGGGCCTCCGTTCATGGGGTGCCGAACTCGTTGCCCGCCTGCTTGCAGGCGATGCGGCCTTGGGCTGGATCAACACACCGCTGGATCCGCCAACGGAGAATCCGTGGGACTTCCAGGAACGCAGGCGCCGCGACGGCAAGACCCTGCGAGTGCTCTCGAGCCTCGCCCGTGGCGAGCAGCAGACCGGCACATTGCGATCTCCCGAATTCACGGCAGGGGGCACCGTGGGCTTCTGGCTGTGCGGGCACGACGGACCGCCGGACAGACCCGCAAAGCAACGCAATGCGGTGCGTCTCCGCGAGACCACCACCGGCGCCGTCCTGTTCGAGGCCCGGCCACCGCGCGACGACGCCGCGATGCAGGTCCTCTGGACCACCGCCCCGCAGGCCGGCAGGCGCGTGGTCCTGGAGGTCACCGACGGCGATACGGGCGACGCCTATGCCTGGCTCGCGGTCGGGGAGATTGAAGGGGCGCCCGCGCTGCCATCCGCCTCACCGCGGGCGATCGCCGACCGCACCGCCGGTGCGGCCGAACTCGCCGCGCGCCTCGGCCTCCGCGAGGTGGCACCGACACTGAAGTCTCTGGCCACAAGAACCGGCGATCCCGACGTGCGGGCTGCCGCCGCACGGGGGCTTGCCGCCCTGGATCCGGATGCGGCCATGGTTACGCTGACCGGCGTGCTGGCCGACGGCTCCCAGCCGCTGTTCGTCCGCGAACGCATCGGGGTGACGCTGGCCGAAATGAACATGCCGGCGGGCCGGGACGCCGTCGTCGCAGCGCTGCCGGGGGTGCCCTATAGGGTGCAGCAGTCCTGGGCGGTGGCGTTGACGGCGACCCGGGATGGAGCGGAAGCGTTCTTGCGGGCGGTGGAAGCGGGGGCTGCGGCGCCGCGCATCCTGCAGCTCACAGGTGCCCGCAACCGCCTGCAGCGCGCCAATCCGGACCGCTGGCAGGCCCGGGTCGAGGCGCTCACAAAGGATCTGCCGCCGCCGGACGAGGCCCGCGAGCAGTTGATCGCCGTCCGTCGCAACGCCCATGCGCTCGCCAATGCCAGGCCCGCGGAGGGCCAACGCATCTACGAAGCGCATTGCGCGGCCTGCCACCAACTCAATGGCCGGGGAGGTCTGGTCGGCCCGCAGCTCACCGGCATCGGCAATCGCGGCGTCGAACGGCTGTGCGAGGACATCCTCGACCCGAACCGCAATGTGGACCACGCCTTCCGTCAGTCGCTGGTCACCCTCAAGGCCGGTGAAGTTCTGGCCGGCCTGTTCCGCCGCGAGGACGGCGACCTGCTCGTCCTCGCCGATGCCGCCGGCTTGGAGTTCACCGTGCCCTCGGCCGAGGTCGCGGAACGGCGCGAACTGGATCAGTCCCTCATGCCGGACAACTTCGGTGAAATCATTCCCGAGGACGACTTCCATCATCTGATGGCCTATCTGCTCCTCCAGCGGCAGTGA
- a CDS encoding AAA family ATPase: MTEELRKLIEWARADSSLELFPIQTPAELLAELRGDVALLESLLKAPEAMLRRIALQACGEGVNPLLMPVIEGLLRDPDCRVRAELAKTAGRFDAERGTELLRVLIRDEDGDVRIEAVRVASGRPALVEELRRMLREDPSWTVRQAAVPALAAAAPGTGFADLLAALAREKDEDVVRACGDCSERILTDHSDAVAEAALDDTKLFFEVAAVLERFGHSWLRLKTWIAGKTATRINLAALVRFGTDLTASALAGSLGRSFNVDEPLQILLQRFRCERPRSIALLGKSGVGKTALVNELVRGLWNPENGGWRVIRMSPTDFVAGTRYSGEWETKLAELVRLISRPRKVLLYVPNLSDLSAVGRWSGSNNNVAAALAPQLADGSVVILGESTPEEFERGLGGEPALQRLFDRILVEEATVADTRDLLNALRLAERPDLGDDVLRAIQEASESFLGHLGRPGGAATLLRSVVVAVKDAARPVTTRDVFEVLSTSTGIPVELLDDGQKLDLERLRNFFDQRIIGQPEAVSAVMDAATLIKSGLTDPGKPFSVMLFVGPTGVGKTELARALAEAIFGDVGRLLRFDMSEFASPESFVRLIGAPGEPGLLTDAVKQRPFSVLLLDEIEKSHLNVFDLCLQLFDAGRLTDGRGHLVDFRKCVVILTSNVGAGTPAAPIGFGRSETSPAAERDRTFRELSRVFRPEFLNRLDRIVQFQALSLESAERIARRELDQVLKRSGVVRRQLTMDLDPEVLSLLVKRGYSAHFGARPLKRTVETHVVLPLARAISTGRTRPGSVVHLGVEEGEVRVRIVPPAAGPAAAGVQNMPAAVPSASNPWVLLGERLAALESAGWPSPERKTELVARTAEPGFFMDHPRRDATFDELHRIEEFLSRRRRLREAMDRVQSRETRADPGAALRDLLDEVETELGHLEFIIRHPGAEALADAWVVLTRVQAEGESAGSLASLVGAYEGMSTRRQFQVLRAAERHEEPAEVAVLLVQGLGATALFSGEAGLHEFHHRVRVKNARIGREQTRDHKALVRVDVFPAPPEPPAGFATSAGIKVSARAARTGHLLVEAPWRVTAFHEPSVVSLDLWFPGTRAEALKSAGRLLHAQVQRPPGAAGSGTLVRCYELGIGSRIKDLRTGRSTTRIAQFFQGRIDFGILAGARK, translated from the coding sequence ATGACCGAAGAACTCAGGAAATTGATCGAATGGGCCCGCGCGGACTCCTCGCTGGAACTGTTCCCGATCCAGACCCCTGCGGAGCTTCTGGCCGAACTTCGGGGAGATGTCGCCCTGCTGGAATCGCTGCTCAAGGCGCCTGAGGCGATGCTTCGAAGGATCGCGCTTCAGGCGTGCGGCGAGGGCGTGAATCCCCTGTTGATGCCGGTCATTGAAGGGTTGTTGCGAGATCCGGACTGCCGGGTGCGCGCCGAGTTGGCAAAGACGGCGGGCAGGTTCGACGCGGAGCGGGGCACCGAACTGCTGCGCGTCCTGATTCGCGATGAGGACGGCGACGTCCGAATCGAGGCAGTCCGGGTGGCGTCCGGACGGCCGGCGCTGGTGGAGGAGCTTCGCCGGATGCTCCGGGAAGACCCGTCCTGGACCGTCCGTCAGGCCGCGGTGCCCGCACTGGCCGCAGCCGCCCCGGGAACCGGCTTTGCCGACCTGCTCGCGGCTCTTGCTCGGGAAAAGGATGAGGATGTGGTGCGCGCCTGTGGCGATTGTTCCGAGCGGATTTTGACCGACCACAGCGACGCGGTCGCCGAGGCGGCGTTGGACGATACGAAGTTGTTTTTCGAGGTCGCGGCGGTGCTGGAGCGTTTTGGGCATTCCTGGCTGCGGCTGAAGACCTGGATTGCGGGCAAGACGGCGACGCGCATCAACCTGGCCGCATTGGTGCGTTTTGGGACCGACCTGACGGCATCGGCGCTTGCCGGATCGTTGGGCCGTTCGTTCAACGTGGACGAACCGCTCCAAATACTGCTGCAGCGATTCCGGTGCGAACGCCCGCGGTCCATTGCACTCCTCGGGAAAAGCGGCGTCGGGAAAACCGCCCTCGTCAACGAGTTGGTCCGGGGACTGTGGAATCCAGAGAACGGCGGCTGGCGGGTGATCCGCATGTCGCCGACGGATTTCGTCGCCGGAACCCGGTACTCCGGTGAGTGGGAGACCAAGCTGGCGGAGTTGGTGCGACTGATCAGCCGCCCCAGGAAGGTGCTGCTCTACGTGCCCAACCTCTCGGACCTGTCCGCAGTTGGCCGATGGTCGGGATCCAACAACAACGTTGCCGCAGCGCTTGCGCCGCAGCTGGCGGATGGTTCGGTGGTGATCCTGGGGGAAAGCACGCCGGAAGAATTTGAACGAGGGCTTGGAGGTGAACCGGCGCTGCAGCGGCTCTTTGACCGCATCCTTGTCGAGGAGGCCACCGTGGCGGATACCCGGGACCTGCTTAACGCGCTGCGGCTCGCGGAGCGTCCGGATCTCGGGGACGATGTGCTGCGGGCGATTCAGGAGGCCAGCGAGTCCTTCCTGGGGCACCTTGGACGCCCCGGCGGCGCCGCGACGCTGTTGCGCTCCGTCGTCGTGGCGGTCAAGGACGCGGCGCGTCCTGTCACCACCCGGGACGTGTTCGAAGTGCTCTCGACCTCCACGGGCATTCCCGTGGAACTGCTGGACGACGGACAGAAACTCGACCTCGAGCGGCTGCGGAATTTCTTCGATCAACGGATCATCGGGCAGCCCGAGGCGGTGTCCGCAGTGATGGATGCCGCGACGCTGATCAAGTCCGGACTGACCGACCCCGGGAAGCCCTTCAGCGTGATGCTCTTTGTCGGGCCGACGGGCGTGGGCAAGACCGAGCTTGCCCGTGCGCTGGCCGAGGCAATTTTCGGCGACGTCGGCCGGCTGCTGCGTTTCGACATGAGCGAGTTTGCCAGTCCGGAAAGCTTCGTCCGGCTCATTGGGGCCCCCGGGGAGCCCGGACTGCTGACCGACGCCGTGAAGCAGCGGCCCTTTTCCGTGCTGCTGCTGGACGAAATCGAGAAGTCCCACCTCAACGTCTTCGACCTGTGCCTCCAACTGTTCGATGCCGGGCGCCTGACCGACGGCCGCGGCCACCTGGTGGACTTCAGAAAGTGCGTCGTCATTCTGACCTCCAACGTGGGCGCCGGGACTCCGGCCGCACCGATCGGATTCGGGCGCAGCGAGACCTCGCCGGCGGCGGAGCGCGATCGGACCTTTCGGGAGCTCTCCCGGGTCTTCCGTCCGGAATTCCTGAACCGCCTCGACCGCATTGTCCAATTCCAGGCGCTCTCCCTGGAGTCCGCCGAACGGATTGCGCGGCGCGAGCTGGACCAGGTGCTCAAGCGCAGCGGCGTCGTGCGACGGCAGTTGACGATGGATCTCGACCCGGAGGTTCTCTCGCTCCTCGTGAAGCGCGGCTATTCGGCCCACTTCGGCGCGCGTCCCTTGAAGCGAACGGTGGAGACCCATGTGGTCCTGCCGCTGGCCCGTGCCATCTCCACCGGCCGGACACGCCCGGGCAGCGTGGTGCACCTCGGGGTCGAGGAGGGCGAGGTGCGGGTGCGCATCGTCCCGCCGGCGGCCGGCCCGGCGGCGGCGGGCGTCCAGAACATGCCCGCCGCGGTGCCGTCCGCCTCGAATCCCTGGGTTCTGCTCGGGGAGCGACTCGCGGCGCTTGAATCCGCCGGATGGCCTTCGCCGGAGCGGAAGACCGAGCTGGTCGCCCGCACGGCCGAGCCCGGTTTCTTCATGGACCATCCCCGGCGGGACGCGACGTTTGATGAGCTGCACCGCATCGAGGAATTTCTCAGCCGCCGCCGGCGGCTGCGGGAGGCGATGGACCGGGTGCAGTCCCGGGAGACGCGTGCGGACCCTGGTGCGGCGCTTCGGGATCTCCTCGACGAGGTGGAAACGGAACTCGGGCATCTGGAATTCATCATCCGGCATCCAGGCGCGGAGGCGCTGGCCGATGCCTGGGTGGTGCTGACGCGGGTTCAGGCAGAGGGGGAGTCGGCGGGATCGCTGGCGTCGCTGGTCGGGGCCTATGAGGGGATGTCCACGCGCCGGCAATTCCAGGTGTTGCGGGCCGCCGAACGCCACGAGGAGCCCGCCGAGGTCGCGGTCCTGCTGGTTCAGGGCCTTGGCGCGACGGCCCTGTTCAGCGGGGAGGCCGGACTCCATGAATTCCACCACCGGGTCCGGGTGAAGAATGCACGGATCGGACGCGAACAAACCCGCGACCACAAGGCGTTGGTGCGCGTGGACGTATTCCCGGCACCGCCGGAACCACCCGCCGGCTTCGCCACCAGCGCCGGCATCAAGGTGTCCGCACGCGCGGCACGCACCGGGCACCTGCTGGTGGAGGCGCCGTGGCGTGTGACGGCATTCCACGAGCCGTCGGTCGTCTCTCTGGACCTCTGGTTTCCCGGCACGAGGGCCGAGGCGCTGAAATCGGCGGGACGGTTGCTCCACGCCCAGGTCCAGCGGCCTCCCGGCGCCGCCGGTTCGGGCACCCTGGTCCGGTGCTACGAGCTGGGCATCGGCTCCCGGATCAAGGACCTGCGGACCGGGCGCAGCACCACCCGCATTGCCCAGTTCTTCCAGGGCCGGATTGACTTCGGCATCCTTGCAGGCGCCAGGAAATGA
- a CDS encoding FAD-dependent monooxygenase: protein MSPRPITIVGGGLAGLSLGLFLRRAGVPVVVLEAGNYPRHRVCGEFLSGRGQAILDELGLRPACDAAGAREAITACFADHRTLGPVRRLPQPALCLSRYALDALMASVFLRLGGNLETGQRIPIPGPRPGWVRATGRRPAPPGGRWRWFGVKAHALGVATEADLEMHFSAGSYVGLCRLDADRVNVCGLFRRRGATDTPRVPSAEDWLRGDPGSLRRHRLGACPFDPNSVCAVGALDLRMPGPATPGEVSLGDALAVIPPLTGNGMSLALESARLAAKPLTQYARGTFEWPEACAIIARLQRGQFGSRLRTAWMLQHLQGWPVVPGVLRTLLHRSDRAWRHLFAATRSGTG from the coding sequence ATGAGCCCCCGGCCCATCACCATCGTTGGCGGCGGCCTCGCGGGGCTCTCGCTGGGATTGTTCCTGCGACGTGCCGGGGTCCCCGTGGTGGTCCTCGAGGCCGGCAACTATCCTCGACACCGGGTTTGCGGGGAATTCCTCAGCGGCCGGGGCCAGGCCATCCTTGACGAACTCGGCCTCCGACCCGCCTGCGACGCCGCCGGTGCCCGGGAGGCCATCACGGCCTGTTTCGCAGATCATCGCACCCTGGGTCCGGTCCGACGCCTGCCACAGCCAGCCCTCTGCCTTTCGCGATATGCGTTGGATGCCCTGATGGCGTCCGTATTCCTCCGGTTGGGCGGCAACCTCGAAACCGGCCAGCGCATTCCCATACCCGGGCCGCGTCCCGGATGGGTCCGGGCAACCGGGCGGCGTCCAGCCCCGCCCGGCGGCCGCTGGCGCTGGTTTGGGGTGAAGGCGCATGCGCTCGGGGTGGCCACGGAAGCGGATCTGGAGATGCACTTCAGCGCCGGCTCCTACGTGGGCCTGTGCCGGTTGGACGCGGATCGGGTCAATGTGTGCGGACTGTTCCGTCGTCGTGGAGCCACCGATACGCCGCGGGTGCCGTCGGCGGAGGACTGGCTCCGGGGTGATCCGGGTTCCCTGAGGCGACACCGCCTCGGGGCGTGCCCGTTCGATCCCAATTCCGTGTGTGCGGTCGGAGCCCTGGATCTGCGGATGCCGGGACCGGCGACCCCTGGCGAGGTCTCACTGGGCGACGCGCTGGCCGTGATTCCACCGTTGACCGGCAATGGGATGTCCCTCGCCTTGGAATCCGCACGCCTGGCCGCCAAACCGTTGACGCAGTACGCCCGTGGAACCTTCGAATGGCCGGAAGCCTGCGCAATCATTGCCCGGCTGCAACGGGGGCAGTTCGGAAGCCGGCTGCGGACCGCCTGGATGCTGCAGCACCTGCAGGGCTGGCCGGTCGTTCCCGGTGTCCTGCGGACCCTGCTGCATCGCAGCGATCGCGCCTGGCGTCACCTGTTTGCCGCGACCCGGTCCGGCACCGGATAG
- a CDS encoding stilbene synthase — translation MFLNGFGTAVPGHRYRQSDCWAALQGTPDLDRLAPRSQALLRKVLLGANGIETRHLALNSLAEAFRLDPDTLHERFLRHAPDLATTAARRALEDARISAEDVDALLVATCTGYLCPGLTSHVSERLGLRNSVEFLDLVGLGCGAAIPTLRTAANWLAGGTTRTVLSVCVEVSSAAMYLDDDPGVLISACLFGDGAAAVVSAARPVDHRRRVQWRHAASRLHPEARSALCFEPRGGCLRNILTPAVPSLAATHVGHLADSMFHQAGIHQLDIREWILHPGGRDVLVALRDRLGLEEASLRHSAAVLRDFGNLSSPCVLFALRDALANGAPGGWWWLSSFGAGFSCHGALLEVS, via the coding sequence ATGTTTCTCAACGGATTCGGAACGGCCGTCCCCGGGCACCGGTACCGTCAGTCGGACTGCTGGGCCGCGCTCCAGGGAACTCCCGATCTCGACCGCCTCGCGCCCCGCTCCCAGGCGCTGTTGCGCAAGGTGCTCCTGGGTGCCAACGGCATTGAAACCCGCCATCTCGCCCTCAACTCCCTCGCGGAGGCGTTCCGGCTCGATCCCGACACCCTCCATGAGCGCTTCCTTCGCCATGCCCCGGATCTCGCAACCACCGCGGCGCGGCGAGCCCTGGAGGATGCCCGGATATCGGCGGAAGACGTGGACGCCCTGCTGGTGGCCACCTGCACCGGATACCTTTGCCCGGGCTTGACCAGCCACGTTTCGGAGCGCCTCGGCCTCCGGAATTCCGTCGAGTTTCTGGACCTCGTCGGACTCGGCTGCGGTGCGGCCATCCCCACACTGCGCACGGCGGCAAATTGGCTGGCCGGCGGAACGACGCGCACGGTCCTGAGCGTCTGCGTCGAAGTCTCCAGCGCGGCCATGTACCTCGATGACGACCCCGGCGTGCTGATCAGCGCCTGCCTTTTTGGTGACGGGGCGGCGGCCGTGGTCAGCGCCGCCCGCCCTGTGGACCATCGGCGCCGGGTTCAATGGCGTCATGCCGCCTCCCGCCTGCACCCGGAGGCACGGAGCGCCCTCTGCTTCGAGCCCCGGGGCGGCTGCCTCCGGAACATTCTGACGCCGGCCGTCCCCTCGCTTGCCGCCACGCACGTCGGGCACCTCGCCGACTCCATGTTCCATCAGGCGGGCATCCACCAGCTCGACATCCGTGAATGGATCCTCCACCCGGGAGGCCGCGATGTCCTGGTCGCGCTCCGCGACCGGCTGGGTCTCGAAGAGGCCAGCCTGCGACATAGCGCCGCCGTCCTGCGCGATTTCGGCAACCTGAGCAGTCCCTGCGTATTGTTTGCCCTTCGCGATGCGCTCGCCAATGGCGCTCCCGGCGGTTGGTGGTGGCTGTCGAGCTTCGGTGCCGGGTTCTCCTGCCACGGCGCCTTGCTCGAAGTGTCCTGA
- the rfbB gene encoding dTDP-glucose 4,6-dehydratase, with the protein MNLLVTGGAGFIGSNLIEHVIGRPEIRRLVNLDCLTYAGHLANLRGVTGHPRHVFERVDLRDAPAVREVLIRHEITHVLHLASESHVDRSIRGPADFIATNIVGTFHLLEACRAVWPEGFPGRRFHLVSTDEVYGSLGPTGRFTESTPYAPNSPYSASKASANLLARAYHHTYALPVVTTNCSNNYGPRQFPEKLIPVVIQCLVERRPVPVYGDGLYVRDWLYVRDHCEALWQVLTRGRDGEVYNIGGHNEWANLRLVEHLCDLVDAVRPDLGGASRRLITRVADRPGHDRRYAIDAGKMERELGWTPAHTFERGIRETLEWYLAHQDWVAEVRASRRDQGPGTA; encoded by the coding sequence ATGAACCTTCTCGTCACCGGCGGCGCCGGATTCATCGGGTCCAACCTGATTGAGCACGTGATCGGCCGGCCGGAGATCCGGCGTCTGGTCAACCTCGACTGTCTCACCTATGCCGGCCATCTGGCCAATCTGCGGGGCGTGACCGGGCATCCCCGTCATGTCTTCGAGCGGGTGGACCTCCGGGATGCCCCGGCGGTGCGGGAGGTCCTCATTCGGCACGAGATCACCCATGTGCTGCATCTGGCATCCGAGTCGCATGTGGACCGTTCCATCCGGGGTCCCGCCGACTTCATCGCCACCAACATCGTCGGGACGTTCCACCTGCTGGAGGCGTGCCGCGCGGTGTGGCCTGAGGGGTTTCCGGGGCGGCGTTTCCACCTGGTGAGCACCGACGAGGTGTACGGCTCGCTGGGACCCACCGGACGGTTCACCGAGAGCACTCCGTACGCCCCCAACTCACCCTACTCGGCGAGCAAGGCCTCCGCGAACCTTCTGGCGCGGGCCTATCACCACACCTATGCGCTGCCGGTGGTGACCACGAACTGTTCCAACAACTACGGCCCGCGGCAGTTTCCCGAAAAGCTCATCCCGGTGGTGATTCAGTGCCTGGTGGAACGACGTCCCGTCCCGGTGTATGGCGATGGTTTGTACGTTCGGGACTGGTTGTACGTCCGGGACCACTGTGAAGCGCTTTGGCAGGTGCTCACGCGTGGACGCGACGGCGAGGTGTACAACATCGGCGGGCACAACGAATGGGCCAATCTGCGGCTGGTCGAGCACCTGTGCGATCTGGTGGATGCCGTCCGGCCGGACCTGGGCGGCGCGTCGCGGCGGCTGATCACGCGGGTCGCGGACCGGCCGGGTCACGACCGCCGCTATGCCATTGATGCGGGGAAAATGGAGCGGGAGCTCGGGTGGACCCCGGCCCACACGTTTGAGCGCGGGATCCGGGAAACGCTGGAATGGTACCTGGCCCATCAGGACTGGGTTGCCGAGGTGCGGGCGTCCCGGCGGGACCAGGGTCCCGGGACGGCTTGA